A DNA window from Apium graveolens cultivar Ventura unplaced genomic scaffold, ASM990537v1 ctg3849, whole genome shotgun sequence contains the following coding sequences:
- the LOC141701448 gene encoding uncharacterized protein LOC141701448 — MVIWLHPDSKPRTIQQVDRMVSAEIPDKQQDPHGYDAVKQFMIHGPCGESHKLSPCIDSDRKNYTRHFPKRYCTETSFDDSGFPVYRRRKTNHIVQKNDVELDNRWVVPYNRDLLVMFQCHINIKICNHARSLKYFCKYCMKGHDRATMLLVKAKKNTTTYVDQSSSEPVKAAPIDEISQYLDGRYVCAAEAVWHTYGFSIHHRTPSVERLPVHLEDMQTITFKGNESLENVKNRALFRKSKLQAWFEANKKYPWGRNLSYQEFPAKFVWDGRGCQWTPRKQGLVVGRLHSTYASSGDLFYLRMILTRFKGATSFADLRTVNGEVFSTFKDACNVGNPSKLWYDHIENFTDDITWMRRCVLKNNDLVLSEEEIQNWALAAFPVEFLNSIDMSGMPKHELKLKVGVVVMLTRNINQVLGLCNGTRMVIKKLFKWTVECEIITGSHAGAMHIIPRFTTTSNESNSKWPFIFKRRQLPLQVCFAMTINKSQGQSLEKVGVYLPSPTFCHGQLYVALSCVTSPAGLHILLGDGTTEKKYSTKNIVYEEVFYNLPKM, encoded by the exons ATGGTGATTTGGTTGCATCCTGATAGCAAACCTAGGACCATTCAACAAGTTGATCGAATGGTTTCCGCCGAGATTCCTGACAAACAACAAGATCCTCATGGATACGATGCTGTTAAGCAATTTATGATACATGGACCGTGTGGTGAATCACACAAGTTATCTCCGTGTATAGATTCAGATCGCAAAAATTACACACGTCACTTTCCAAAAAG GTACTGTACAGAAACATCATTTGACGACAGTGGATTTCCCGTGTATCGGAGACGCAAAACGAATCATATTGTTCAGAAAAATGATGTGGAGTTGGATAATCGATGGGTTGTCCCCTATAATAGAGACCTGTTAGTCATGTTTCAGTGTCATATCAATATTAAAATATGCAACCATGCACGAAgcttaaaatatttttgtaaatattgcATGAAAGGACATGATAGAGCTACTATGCTACTGGTTAAAGCAAAAAAAAACACAACTACATATGTAGATCAATCCAGTTCTGAGCCTGTTAAAGCTGCCCCAATTGATGAAATTAGCCAATATTTAGATGGGCGTTATGTTTGTGCGGCGGAAGCAGTTTGGCATACTTATGGATTTAGTATCCACCACAGGACTCCATCTGTGGAACGCCTCCCAGTTCACTTAGAGGATATGCAGACAATAACCTTCAAAGGTAATGAGTCTTTGGAAAATGTTAAAAATCGTGCATTATTTCGCAAAAGCAAGTTGCAAGCATGGTTTGAAGCTAATAAAAAATATCCTTGGGGAAGAAACTTATCATATCAAGAGTTTCCTGCTAAATTTGTGTGGGATGGTAGGGGTTGTCAATGGACACCTAGAAAACAGGGCTTGGTCGTTGGTAGGTTACATTCTACATATGCCTCATCTGGAGATTTATTCTACTTGAGAATGATTCTTACCAGATTTAAAGGAGCAACGTCTTTTGCTGACCTTCGAACAGTCAATGGAGAAGTTTTTTCTACATTTAAAGATGCTTGCAAT GTTGGTAATCCATCAAAGCTATGGTACGATCACATTGAAAATTTTACAGATGACATAACTTGGATGCGACGATGTGTTTTGAAAAATAATGACTTGGTACTATCAGAAGAAGAGATACAAAATTGGGCTTTAGCAG CTTTTCCTGTGGAGTTTTTGAATTCAATCGACATGTCTGGAATGCCTAAGCATGAGCTTAAGTTAAAAGTTGGTGTTGTAGTCATGTTAACCAGAAATATAAATCAGGTTCTAGGTTTGTGCAATGGTACACGGATGGTTATAAAGAAATTATTCAAGTGGACAGTAGAATGTGAGATAATTACAGGAAGTCATGCAGGAGCTATGCATATTATTCCGAGGTTTACCACAACATCAAATGAAAGCAACTCTAAGTGGCCTTTCATATTTAAGAGGAGACAGCTGCCGTTGCAAGTTTGTTTTGCAATGACGATTAATAAAAGTCAAGGTCAGTCTTTGGAAAAGGTTGGTGTGTATCTTCCCAGTCCTACTTTCTGTCATGGTCAGCTTTATGTTGCTCTCTCATGTGTCACTTCACCGGCTGGTCTTCATATCCTCTTAGGCGACGGAACTACTGAAAAGAAATATAGTACAAAAAATATTGTGTACGAGGAAGTTTTCTACAATTTACCCAAGATGTAG